The Pseudomonas asiatica genome has a segment encoding these proteins:
- the sigX gene encoding RNA polymerase sigma factor SigX produces the protein MRYDPRELTDEELVARSHEELYHVTRAYEELMRRYQRTLFNVCARYLGNDRDADDVCQEVMLKVLYGLKNFEGKSKFKTWLYSITYNECITQYRKERRKRRLMDALSLDPVEEASEDKAPKPEEKGGLDKWLVHVNPIDREILVLRFVAELEFQEIADIMHMGLSATKMRYKRALDKLREKFAGLDET, from the coding sequence ATGCGTTATGACCCCCGCGAGCTCACCGACGAAGAGTTGGTGGCGCGTTCGCATGAGGAGCTGTACCACGTTACCCGCGCCTATGAAGAGCTCATGCGGCGCTACCAACGGACCCTGTTCAACGTCTGTGCGCGTTATCTGGGGAACGACCGTGACGCGGACGATGTCTGTCAGGAAGTCATGTTGAAAGTGCTGTACGGGCTGAAGAACTTCGAGGGTAAGTCCAAGTTCAAGACCTGGCTCTACAGCATCACCTACAACGAATGCATTACCCAGTACCGCAAGGAGCGCCGTAAACGTCGGTTGATGGATGCCTTGAGTCTGGACCCTGTTGAAGAGGCGTCCGAAGACAAGGCTCCAAAGCCGGAAGAAAAAGGCGGGCTGGACAAGTGGCTGGTGCATGTGAACCCGATTGACCGGGAAATCCTGGTGCTGCGTTTTGTCGCAGAGCTGGAGTTTCAGGAAATTGCCGACATCATGCACATGGGCCTGAGCGCGACAAAAATGCGCTACAAGCGCGCGCTAGACAAGCTTCGGGAGAAATTTGCCGGCCTCGATGAAACTTAG
- a CDS encoding zinc transporter ZntB, which translates to MFEEDNAQWGLVHALVLDGKGGARSIARTELDDLQLQPEQSLWLHWDRSHPQTRTWLLHDSGLSAFACELLLEENTRPRLLPLADEQLLLFLRGVNLNPGAEPEDMVSVRIFAEAQRVISLRLRPLRASDEILQQLEEGRGPKSASELLLLMGELLTEKVQGLVSDLSELVDLEEEKVESDERYTPENGCLQQIRRRAAGLRRFLAPQREIYAQLSRSKWSWFVDADADYWNELNNSLIRYLEELELTRERAALVLESQDRRRSERMNRTMYRFGIITCIFLPMSFITGLLGINVGGIPGAENPYGFLFACIVVLGLAVGQWWLFRRLRWV; encoded by the coding sequence ATGTTCGAGGAAGACAACGCGCAGTGGGGGCTGGTACACGCCCTGGTGCTCGATGGCAAAGGTGGCGCGCGCTCGATTGCCCGTACCGAGCTGGACGACCTGCAGCTGCAACCCGAGCAGAGCCTGTGGCTGCACTGGGACCGCAGCCATCCGCAAACCCGCACCTGGCTGCTGCACGACAGCGGCCTGAGCGCGTTCGCCTGCGAGCTGCTGCTGGAAGAAAACACCCGGCCGCGCCTGCTGCCCCTGGCCGATGAACAGTTGTTGCTGTTCCTGCGTGGGGTCAACCTCAACCCGGGTGCAGAGCCTGAAGACATGGTCTCGGTGCGCATCTTCGCCGAGGCGCAGCGAGTCATCTCGCTGCGCCTGCGGCCGTTGCGCGCCAGTGACGAGATTCTCCAGCAGCTCGAAGAGGGCAGGGGCCCGAAATCGGCTTCCGAGCTGTTGCTGCTGATGGGCGAACTGCTGACCGAAAAGGTCCAGGGCCTGGTCAGCGACCTGTCCGAACTGGTCGACCTGGAAGAAGAAAAGGTCGAATCCGACGAACGGTACACTCCAGAGAATGGTTGCCTGCAGCAGATCCGCCGGCGTGCCGCCGGTCTGCGGCGTTTCCTGGCTCCGCAGCGGGAGATCTACGCCCAGCTGTCGCGCAGCAAATGGAGCTGGTTCGTCGATGCCGACGCCGATTACTGGAACGAGCTGAACAACAGCCTGATCCGCTACCTCGAAGAGCTGGAACTGACCCGCGAGCGTGCCGCCCTGGTGCTGGAAAGCCAGGATCGCCGGCGCAGCGAGCGCATGAACCGCACCATGTACCGCTTCGGCATCATCACCTGCATCTTCCTGCCCATGAGCTTCATCACCGGGCTGCTGGGAATCAATGTCGGCGGCATCCCGGGGGCGGAAAACCCCTATGGCTTCCTGTTTGCCTGCATCGTCGTGCTGGGGCTGGCGGTGGGGCAGTGGTGGCTGTTCCGGCGGTTGCGGTGGGTATAG
- the rraA gene encoding ribonuclease E activity regulator RraA, translating into MQHYVTPDLCDAYPDLVQVLEPMFSNFGGRDSFGGQIVTIKCFEDNSLVKEQVELDGKGKVLVVDGGGSLRRALLGDMLAEKAAKNGWEGLVIYGCVRDVDVLIQTDVGVQALASHPMKTDKRGIGDLNVAVTFAGVTFRPGEYVYADNNGVLVSPSPLKMPE; encoded by the coding sequence ATGCAGCATTACGTTACGCCCGACCTGTGTGATGCCTACCCGGACCTGGTGCAGGTGCTGGAACCGATGTTCAGCAATTTCGGCGGCCGCGATTCGTTCGGCGGCCAGATCGTCACCATCAAGTGCTTCGAAGACAACTCGCTGGTCAAGGAGCAGGTCGAACTCGATGGCAAGGGCAAGGTCCTGGTCGTCGATGGTGGTGGCTCGCTGCGCCGCGCACTGCTCGGCGACATGCTCGCCGAGAAGGCTGCCAAGAACGGTTGGGAAGGCCTGGTGATCTACGGCTGCGTGCGTGACGTCGACGTGCTGATCCAGACCGACGTCGGCGTGCAGGCCCTGGCCAGTCACCCGATGAAGACCGACAAGCGCGGCATCGGCGACCTCAACGTGGCAGTGACCTTCGCCGGGGTGACCTTCCGCCCGGGCGAGTACGTGTATGCCGACAACAATGGCGTGCTGGTCTCGCCAAGCCCGCTGAAAATGCCGGAGTGA
- a CDS encoding mechanosensitive ion channel family protein — protein MELDLWTQSLVTAMTALWTKVANFIPNLFGALVVVLLGFVVAKLLDTLLSKLLAKFGLDRLMAGTGLTKMLGRVGIQVPISTLIGKIVYWFVLLIFLVSAAESLGLERVSATLDMLALYLPKVFGAALVLLAGVLLAQVANGLVRGAAEGIGLEYSAGLGRITQGLVIIISISVAISQLEVKTDLLNHVIVIGLITVGLAVALAMGLGSREIAGQILAGIYVRELYQVGQQVRIGEVEGHIEEIGTVKTTLLTDDGELVSLSNRELLEQRVNSR, from the coding sequence ATGGAACTCGATCTCTGGACCCAGAGCCTGGTCACCGCCATGACTGCCCTTTGGACCAAGGTAGCGAACTTCATCCCCAACCTGTTCGGCGCGCTGGTCGTGGTGCTGCTCGGTTTCGTGGTGGCCAAGCTGCTCGACACGCTGCTGTCCAAACTGCTGGCCAAGTTCGGCCTGGACCGCCTGATGGCCGGCACCGGCCTGACCAAGATGCTCGGCCGGGTCGGCATCCAGGTGCCGATCTCCACCTTGATTGGCAAGATCGTCTACTGGTTCGTGCTGCTCATCTTCCTGGTCTCGGCCGCCGAGTCGCTGGGCCTGGAGCGGGTCTCGGCAACCCTCGACATGCTTGCCCTGTACCTGCCGAAGGTGTTCGGCGCAGCCTTGGTGCTGCTGGCTGGCGTGCTGCTGGCCCAGGTGGCAAACGGCCTGGTACGCGGCGCAGCCGAAGGCATCGGCCTGGAATACTCGGCAGGCCTGGGGCGTATCACCCAGGGCCTGGTGATCATCATCAGCATCTCGGTGGCCATCAGCCAGCTGGAGGTGAAAACCGACCTGCTGAACCATGTGATCGTGATCGGGCTGATTACCGTTGGTCTGGCCGTTGCGTTGGCAATGGGCCTGGGCAGCCGCGAAATCGCCGGGCAGATCCTGGCCGGCATCTACGTGCGCGAGCTGTACCAGGTGGGCCAGCAGGTGCGGATTGGCGAGGTCGAAGGGCATATCGAGGAGATCGGTACGGTCAAGACGACGCTGCTGACCGATGATGGCGAACTGGTATCGCTGTCCAATCGTGAGCTGCTTGAACAGCGAGTCAATAGCCGCTAA
- a CDS encoding OmpA family protein, with protein sequence MKLKNTLGLAIGSLVAATSFGVLAQGQGAVEIEGNVTKQYYDSERNFKNDGTNPGVRLGYFLTDDVSLDLGYNETHNARGEVFNKDIKGSKAKLDATYHFGTVGDALRPYVSAGFAHESLGQATRSGRDHSTFANVGAGAKWYITDMFFARAGVEAMYNIDNGNTEWGPTVGVGLNFGGSPKQAEVAPAPVAEVCSDSDNDGVCDNVDKCPDTPANVTVDADGCPAVAEVVRVELDVKFDFDKSVVKPNSYGDIKNLADFMKQYPQTTTTVEGHTDSVGPDAYNQKLSERRANAVKQVLTQQYGVESSRVDSVGYGETRPVADNATEEGRAVNRRVEAQVEAQAK encoded by the coding sequence ATGAAATTGAAAAACACCTTGGGCTTGGCCATTGGCTCGCTCGTCGCTGCTACTTCGTTCGGCGTTCTGGCTCAAGGCCAAGGCGCTGTGGAAATCGAAGGCAACGTTACCAAGCAGTACTACGACAGCGAACGTAACTTCAAGAACGACGGCACCAATCCTGGTGTTCGCCTGGGCTACTTCCTGACCGACGACGTTTCCCTGGACCTCGGCTACAACGAGACCCACAACGCTCGTGGTGAAGTCTTCAACAAAGACATCAAAGGTTCCAAGGCCAAGCTCGACGCCACCTACCACTTCGGTACCGTGGGCGACGCTCTGCGTCCGTACGTTTCCGCCGGTTTCGCTCACGAGAGCCTGGGCCAGGCCACTCGTAGCGGCCGCGACCACTCCACCTTCGCCAACGTTGGCGCTGGCGCCAAGTGGTACATCACCGACATGTTCTTCGCCCGTGCTGGCGTAGAAGCCATGTACAACATCGACAACGGCAACACCGAGTGGGGCCCGACCGTTGGTGTTGGTCTGAACTTCGGCGGTAGCCCGAAGCAAGCTGAAGTCGCTCCGGCTCCAGTTGCCGAAGTGTGCTCCGACTCCGACAACGACGGCGTTTGCGACAACGTCGACAAGTGCCCAGACACCCCAGCCAACGTTACCGTTGACGCTGATGGCTGCCCGGCAGTTGCCGAAGTCGTTCGCGTTGAGCTGGACGTCAAGTTCGACTTCGACAAGTCGGTCGTCAAGCCAAACAGCTACGGCGACATCAAGAACCTGGCTGACTTCATGAAGCAGTACCCACAGACCACCACCACCGTGGAAGGTCACACTGACTCCGTCGGCCCAGACGCTTACAACCAGAAGCTGTCCGAGCGTCGTGCCAACGCTGTCAAGCAGGTCCTGACCCAGCAGTACGGCGTGGAATCCAGCCGTGTTGACTCGGTTGGCTACGGCGAAACCCGTCCGGTTGCCGACAACGCCACCGAAGAAGGCCGCGCTGTCAACCGTCGCGTTGAAGCTCAGGTAGAAGCCCAGGCCAAGTAA